The Pyrococcus kukulkanii genome contains a region encoding:
- a CDS encoding ATP-binding protein — MFFDRERELGKLLRMVSYDPNMITFVYGPINSGKTVLMSELTKRIAKDFTVFYINLRGRFVNSYEDFMKVLFSVREGSPKELLAELLKSGLAYGGIPVPEGVFKKILENKDEDPFVFLENYLRELKEKGRKPILIIDELQVVSDLKIDGLLIYKLFNFFVRLTKETRLSHVFVVTSDSLFIEKVYNEAMLQGRVDYFLVDDFDKETSLKFLVSQGFTNDEAELVWSYFGGKPVYLVEALKHREELKEWCEGTLEDRTSWLVLSLNSMKRKNPELFRDILPLLNEFNDKEAIKCNEIDDAVFWTVKNNVLFFDPRKRFLRPQGRLELLAIRRALDEVG; from the coding sequence ATGTTCTTCGATAGGGAGAGGGAGCTTGGAAAGTTGCTGAGGATGGTTTCCTATGATCCAAACATGATAACCTTTGTCTATGGCCCAATAAACTCTGGGAAAACAGTTCTAATGTCTGAACTAACTAAAAGAATTGCTAAAGACTTCACGGTTTTTTATATCAATCTGAGAGGGCGTTTTGTTAATAGCTATGAAGACTTCATGAAGGTTCTCTTTAGTGTTAGGGAAGGCTCTCCGAAGGAACTCTTGGCAGAACTCCTGAAAAGTGGTCTAGCTTATGGTGGTATTCCAGTTCCTGAGGGAGTTTTTAAAAAAATCCTGGAAAATAAAGACGAAGATCCCTTTGTATTCCTCGAAAATTACTTAAGAGAGCTTAAGGAGAAAGGAAGAAAACCGATTTTGATAATTGACGAACTGCAGGTTGTGAGTGATTTAAAGATAGATGGTCTTTTAATATACAAACTCTTTAACTTCTTCGTTAGGCTCACAAAAGAAACTCGTTTAAGTCATGTTTTTGTCGTTACTTCTGATAGTCTCTTCATAGAGAAGGTCTACAATGAAGCAATGCTTCAGGGGAGGGTAGATTACTTCCTAGTTGATGATTTCGATAAGGAAACTTCTCTCAAATTCCTCGTGTCCCAGGGATTTACTAATGATGAGGCTGAGTTAGTCTGGAGCTACTTTGGGGGTAAGCCTGTTTATCTTGTTGAGGCTTTAAAGCATAGGGAGGAACTCAAGGAGTGGTGCGAGGGAACGCTTGAGGATAGGACGAGTTGGTTAGTCCTCTCCCTAAACTCGATGAAGAGAAAGAATCCAGAGTTATTCAGGGATATTTTGCCCCTTCTTAATGAGTTTAACGATAAAGAGGCAATAAAGTGCAATGAGATCGACGATGCAGTTTTCTGGACTGTTAAGAACAATGTCCTCTTCTTTGATCCGAGGAAAAGGTTCTTAAGGCCTCAGGGGAGGCTTGAGCTTTTGGCAATAAGGAGGGCGTTGGATGAGGTTGGATAA
- a CDS encoding radical SAM protein, translating into MIVAIIDGYTDEPAGLGVPPYIGLYPRYAYGAIKKARRDANVFYLTIDDLRATFEGEDGIRTKNKTPNFPKVREILEKADVIIFIGGLHTPGKYLSAVPGSVEEVAKFISGFNAVKILGGPAFMGSAKMGGVKITTRELKFAEEVFDYVVYGDLEAFLYDYFSGRDLDPFRFRNYEELQPYALLGAEVVKQFPGYPEFVLAEIETQRGCPKAMGIGGCSFCTEPVRYPVVENRPQEFVAQEVEVLYRLGVRHFRIGRQSCIFSYMAEPNGRVPIPKPEEVEKLFKAVRSAAPNVKTLHVDNANPAVIANYPEESRRIAKAIIKYGTPGNVVAFGLETADPKVAKLNNLNATPEETYEAVKIINEVGGRRGYNGLPWLLPGINIIFGLPGETKRTYELTFQFLKKILDDGLMVRRINIRQVVVFPGTPLWNMRDKVKTEKHKKLIEHYRHKIRHEIDLPMLKRVVPVGTILKDVRMEVYDGDITFGRQFGSYPLIVGVPKRLELDKYYDVMIVDHGLRSVTGIPVPIDVNRESSKVLKWLPGVGKKTLAKILAKRPFKSEDEFLNLLPPDVRGLYKGHVKL; encoded by the coding sequence ATGATAGTTGCAATAATAGACGGCTACACGGATGAACCCGCTGGGCTTGGCGTTCCTCCCTACATAGGTCTTTATCCAAGGTACGCTTATGGTGCGATAAAGAAGGCTAGGAGAGATGCTAACGTATTCTACCTCACGATTGACGATTTAAGGGCGACATTCGAGGGAGAAGACGGCATAAGGACGAAGAACAAGACGCCAAACTTCCCTAAGGTTAGGGAGATCCTTGAGAAGGCCGATGTTATAATCTTCATTGGCGGCCTTCACACTCCTGGGAAGTATCTTTCCGCGGTTCCTGGGAGCGTTGAGGAGGTTGCAAAGTTCATAAGCGGATTTAATGCTGTCAAGATCCTTGGTGGTCCTGCTTTCATGGGCTCAGCAAAGATGGGTGGAGTTAAGATAACGACCAGGGAACTCAAGTTCGCCGAGGAGGTTTTCGATTACGTAGTCTACGGCGACCTTGAGGCCTTCCTCTACGACTACTTCTCCGGTAGGGATCTTGACCCATTCAGGTTTAGAAACTATGAGGAGTTGCAGCCTTATGCTTTACTAGGGGCAGAAGTTGTCAAGCAGTTCCCGGGCTATCCTGAATTCGTATTAGCTGAGATAGAAACCCAGCGCGGCTGTCCCAAGGCAATGGGTATAGGGGGCTGTTCCTTCTGCACGGAGCCAGTTCGCTACCCCGTCGTAGAGAACAGGCCCCAGGAATTCGTTGCCCAGGAAGTTGAAGTCTTATACAGGCTGGGAGTGAGGCACTTCAGGATAGGGAGGCAGAGTTGCATCTTCTCCTACATGGCCGAGCCCAACGGCAGGGTTCCAATTCCAAAGCCCGAGGAAGTTGAGAAGCTGTTTAAAGCAGTTAGAAGTGCTGCACCAAACGTTAAAACCCTCCACGTGGACAATGCAAATCCAGCGGTGATCGCTAACTACCCCGAGGAGAGCAGGAGGATTGCAAAGGCCATAATTAAGTACGGAACCCCGGGGAACGTGGTTGCCTTTGGATTGGAAACTGCGGATCCAAAGGTTGCTAAGCTGAACAACCTCAACGCGACTCCAGAGGAAACATACGAGGCCGTAAAGATAATAAACGAGGTCGGGGGGAGGAGAGGCTACAATGGTCTTCCCTGGCTCCTCCCTGGGATAAACATAATCTTTGGACTTCCTGGAGAGACAAAGAGAACGTACGAACTTACATTTCAGTTCCTGAAGAAGATACTCGACGACGGCTTGATGGTCAGAAGGATAAACATCAGGCAGGTCGTTGTATTTCCTGGGACGCCGCTTTGGAATATGAGGGATAAGGTGAAGACTGAAAAGCACAAGAAGCTGATAGAGCACTACAGGCACAAGATAAGGCATGAGATAGACCTCCCAATGCTTAAGAGGGTCGTTCCAGTAGGGACGATTCTGAAGGACGTGAGGATGGAGGTTTATGACGGCGATATAACTTTCGGCAGGCAGTTTGGGAGCTACCCCCTGATAGTTGGCGTGCCCAAGAGGCTCGAGCTCGACAAATATTACGACGTAATGATAGTCGACCACGGGCTTAGGAGCGTTACTGGAATTCCGGTTCCCATTGACGTTAACAGGGAGAGCTCCAAGGTTTTGAAGTGGCTCCCTGGGGTAGGAAAGAAAACCTTAGCTAAAATTCTGGCGAAGAGGCCCTTTAAGAGCGAGGATGAGTTCCTTAATTTGCTTCCCCCGGATGTGAGGGGCCTTTATAAGGGTCATGTTAAGTTATAG
- a CDS encoding ATP-binding protein codes for MIGLLEDQNPWWIHEEDPELKEFKKLRYRITPKWIEEISLQPFSLNFILGPRRVGKTLGMKLLIKNILENSKNPYSVFYFDCSILENYKELVEIMEAYFKIRRRKGVRSSYIFLDEVTLLPDWWRGVKYLIDRKKFIEDVLTITGSITLARERIIGAFGGRMGRGRIIEVTPLSFREYYHLFSQEFARSKASEIFENYLETGGYLAYLNGMLTTKDVILTIKSDILTLGKSTSIARNVIGAIIDVAPDPVSFRKLAERSGVSVPTVREYIEVFEALHILLQIPFRDEGGRIIERKDRKFIIRDPLIARALAEWAGREIGKDVLYEWIVQEHLYRKFGEVFYFRTDRYEIDAAAKGIKIEVKARRIKRKYPRDVMVISGEEIPEFLYNLT; via the coding sequence ATGATTGGACTACTTGAAGATCAGAATCCATGGTGGATACATGAGGAAGATCCTGAATTAAAGGAATTTAAGAAGCTGAGGTACAGGATAACGCCGAAGTGGATAGAAGAAATCTCCCTCCAGCCATTCTCCCTTAATTTCATCCTTGGACCAAGGAGGGTTGGAAAAACCCTCGGAATGAAGCTACTGATAAAAAACATCCTGGAGAATTCAAAAAACCCGTACTCAGTATTCTACTTCGACTGCAGCATTTTAGAGAACTATAAAGAACTCGTTGAGATAATGGAAGCATACTTCAAAATAAGAAGGCGCAAAGGAGTAAGGAGCTCGTATATATTCCTTGATGAAGTAACCTTACTCCCGGACTGGTGGAGGGGAGTTAAGTACCTTATTGATAGGAAAAAATTCATTGAGGACGTTCTCACGATAACCGGATCAATAACCCTCGCCAGAGAAAGAATTATAGGAGCATTTGGGGGAAGAATGGGTAGAGGAAGAATTATAGAGGTTACTCCGCTCTCATTCAGAGAGTACTATCACTTATTCTCCCAAGAGTTTGCTCGCTCAAAGGCCAGTGAAATCTTCGAGAACTACCTAGAAACCGGAGGATACTTGGCCTATCTCAATGGCATGCTCACAACAAAAGACGTGATCTTAACGATAAAATCAGATATTCTAACCCTTGGAAAGAGCACGAGCATTGCTAGGAATGTGATCGGAGCCATAATTGACGTTGCTCCCGATCCTGTATCCTTCAGAAAGCTTGCCGAAAGGTCAGGCGTATCAGTTCCGACGGTAAGAGAGTACATTGAAGTGTTTGAAGCCCTTCACATTCTCCTTCAAATACCCTTCAGGGATGAAGGAGGAAGGATAATAGAGAGAAAAGATAGGAAGTTCATAATAAGAGACCCCCTAATTGCAAGAGCTTTAGCAGAGTGGGCGGGAAGGGAGATAGGGAAGGACGTGCTGTACGAGTGGATCGTGCAGGAACACCTATACAGGAAATTTGGAGAGGTATTTTACTTCAGAACAGATAGATACGAGATCGACGCTGCTGCTAAGGGAATCAAAATCGAGGTTAAGGCGAGGAGGATAAAGAGAAAGTATCCCAGGGATGTTATGGTCATCAGTGGAGAAGAAATTCCAGAGTTCCTCTATAACTTAACATGA
- a CDS encoding phosphoribosyltransferase yields MDKVYLTWWQVDRAIFALADKLREYKPDVIVGVARGGLIPAVRLSHILGDLPLKVIDVKFYKGIDERAEKPVITIPIHGDLKDKKVVIVDDVSDTGKTLEVVIEEVKKLGAKEIKVACLAMKPWTSVVPDYYVFRTDKWIVFPWEEFPVVTKE; encoded by the coding sequence ATGGACAAGGTCTATCTAACTTGGTGGCAGGTTGACAGGGCGATATTCGCTCTAGCCGATAAGTTGAGGGAGTACAAGCCAGATGTAATCGTTGGCGTCGCAAGGGGAGGATTAATTCCAGCCGTTAGGTTGAGCCACATCCTTGGTGATCTTCCGCTCAAGGTAATCGACGTTAAGTTCTACAAGGGGATAGATGAGAGGGCCGAGAAGCCCGTGATTACAATCCCGATACATGGGGATCTCAAGGACAAGAAAGTTGTGATAGTGGATGACGTCAGCGATACTGGAAAAACCTTAGAGGTGGTGATAGAGGAAGTGAAGAAGCTTGGTGCGAAGGAGATAAAGGTCGCCTGCTTGGCAATGAAGCCATGGACTTCCGTAGTTCCGGACTATTACGTCTTCAGGACCGATAAGTGGATAGTCTTCCCATGGGAGGAGTTCCCCGTCGTTACTAAGGAGTAG
- a CDS encoding MBL fold metallo-hydrolase: MIHRIFDRFVNVYIIEREDHLILVDTGLEETCEKIVEKVKELGKPLTMVFLTHHHFDHTGSLRCLKEKFPGIKVVAHELDAPRIGEVDVKVKGGEVIEGLKVFHMPGHTQGSIVLLDLESKSLFPGDLLMEENGRLKEIPRMYSLNPEENRQRIKELLEIDFENLYPAHGEPIIGNAKEKVEELVRELFP, translated from the coding sequence ATGATCCACAGGATATTTGACAGGTTCGTTAACGTGTACATAATCGAGAGGGAGGATCACCTAATCCTCGTGGATACTGGCCTCGAGGAGACCTGCGAAAAGATAGTTGAGAAAGTTAAGGAGCTTGGAAAACCTTTGACCATGGTCTTTCTTACCCACCACCACTTTGATCACACGGGCTCCCTGAGATGTCTAAAGGAGAAGTTCCCAGGGATTAAGGTTGTTGCTCATGAGTTGGATGCTCCCAGGATTGGGGAGGTGGATGTGAAAGTTAAAGGTGGGGAAGTCATTGAGGGATTGAAGGTATTCCACATGCCGGGGCACACTCAGGGTAGCATAGTTCTCTTGGACTTGGAATCAAAGTCTTTGTTCCCTGGGGATCTCCTGATGGAGGAAAATGGGAGGTTAAAGGAGATTCCACGGATGTACTCCTTGAATCCTGAAGAGAACAGACAGAGAATTAAGGAATTGCTTGAGATAGACTTTGAAAACCTCTATCCAGCCCATGGTGAGCCCATAATAGGAAACGCAAAGGAGAAAGTGGAGGAGCTCGTCAGGGAACTATTTCCCTGA
- a CDS encoding ATP-binding protein: MEETTKFMGIPISRNLLEKIFSRDKPRDAFKYIVNLTRKLKDSGRTPIIVLDELQKIKDIKINGYLLYELFNFFISLTKENHSAHVFAITSDSLFIERVFRETKLYGRARYFLVDDFDYKTTEEFLRKHGFSSEEIELTWKYLGGKPVFLIEAINN; the protein is encoded by the coding sequence TTGGAGGAAACCACGAAGTTCATGGGAATTCCAATTTCAAGAAACTTACTTGAGAAGATATTTAGCAGAGATAAGCCCAGAGATGCATTCAAGTACATCGTGAATCTTACAAGGAAGCTCAAGGACAGTGGAAGAACACCAATAATAGTATTGGACGAGCTCCAGAAGATTAAGGACATTAAGATAAACGGCTACCTGCTGTACGAGCTCTTCAACTTCTTCATAAGCCTGACCAAGGAGAACCATTCGGCCCACGTCTTCGCTATAACCTCAGATTCGCTGTTTATAGAGAGAGTGTTCAGAGAAACGAAGCTCTATGGGAGGGCGAGATACTTCCTCGTAGACGATTTCGATTATAAAACCACCGAAGAGTTCTTAAGAAAACACGGATTCTCAAGTGAAGAAATTGAGCTAACGTGGAAATACTTAGGAGGTAAACCCGTGTTCTTGATTGAGGCTATAAACAACTAA
- a CDS encoding ATP-binding protein — translation MEFHNRGKEIERLMKIIKSEPTLITFIYGPINSGKTALIKKVI, via the coding sequence ATGGAGTTCCATAACAGGGGGAAAGAAATTGAGAGACTTATGAAGATAATAAAAAGTGAGCCAACGCTAATTACATTCATCTATGGGCCAATAAACAGCGGGAAAACAGCTTTAATTAAGAAGGTAATCTGA
- the thpR gene encoding RNA 2',3'-cyclic phosphodiesterase: MRAFIAIDVSEEVRDAIVKAQDFIGTKEAKIKFVERENLHITLKFLGEITQEQAEEIKRVLAEIAKRHKKHEVRVKGIGVFPNPNYVRVIWAGVENDEGIKAIAQDIERELSKLGFKKDKEFVAHVTIGRVKFVKDKLGLAMKLKELANEDFGTFRVEAIELKKSTLTPKGPIYETLARFELSE, translated from the coding sequence ATGAGGGCGTTTATAGCCATAGACGTCAGCGAGGAGGTTAGGGATGCCATAGTTAAAGCCCAAGACTTCATAGGAACTAAAGAGGCGAAGATAAAGTTCGTTGAGAGGGAGAACCTGCACATAACGTTGAAGTTTCTTGGCGAGATTACGCAGGAGCAGGCCGAGGAGATAAAGAGAGTTCTAGCGGAGATAGCCAAGAGGCACAAGAAGCATGAAGTGAGGGTTAAGGGAATAGGGGTCTTCCCGAATCCAAACTACGTTAGGGTTATATGGGCTGGAGTTGAGAACGACGAGGGGATAAAGGCCATAGCCCAGGATATAGAGAGGGAACTTTCAAAGCTAGGCTTCAAGAAGGATAAGGAGTTCGTTGCCCACGTTACAATCGGTAGGGTTAAGTTCGTTAAGGATAAGCTCGGCTTGGCAATGAAGCTCAAGGAATTGGCCAACGAGGATTTCGGAACCTTCAGGGTTGAGGCGATAGAGCTGAAGAAGAGCACCTTAACACCTAAGGGGCCGATATATGAAACTTTGGCAAGGTTCGAGCTCTCGGAGTGA
- the cca gene encoding CCA tRNA nucleotidyltransferase, which yields MELLFQILERIKPREEDYKELNEVRLYLLELVKSSSEELGIEVRPYFVGSLEKDTFLRGDHDIDLFLAFPLDTPLEELRERGLELAKEIGKKLERYEVAYAEHPYVRAYYKGFQVDLVPCYDVRDWRDVRTAVDRSILHTRWVLENLDGRNDEVRLLKKFLKGINAYGSEIYVRGFSGYLAEILVIKFGSFLEVLEKHDFMLRQKVIDPGNWLKREPEIAMKTVKREIGEDKPLIVIDPIDPRRNVAANLSWERYGLFYFNAKKFLESPLLNYFFPKVTVGNYLEELRRKGTHLLTLLFNPPDIVDDLLLPQVEKTAKGLARQLELEGFKVLGIDYGRNFIFLEVDRLERPKVSIKRGPLYFSSHGLRFYARNERVWIEGKDLYSEKSVEGWIVDVVEKILKSGMFSAGKQIKKAVEEADILVDYVPRSLRKDAYVFLSRMKFRVK from the coding sequence ATGGAGCTTTTATTTCAAATCCTTGAGAGGATAAAGCCCAGGGAAGAGGATTATAAAGAGTTGAATGAAGTTAGATTGTATCTCCTTGAGCTAGTTAAATCTTCATCAGAGGAACTTGGTATCGAGGTTAGGCCTTACTTTGTTGGATCCCTTGAGAAGGATACCTTTCTGAGGGGAGATCACGATATAGACTTGTTCTTGGCCTTTCCATTGGATACCCCCCTTGAGGAGCTCAGGGAGAGGGGTCTTGAGCTGGCCAAGGAAATCGGGAAAAAATTGGAGAGGTATGAAGTGGCTTACGCTGAGCACCCCTACGTTAGGGCCTACTATAAGGGTTTTCAAGTTGATCTCGTCCCCTGCTATGACGTTAGGGATTGGAGGGATGTGAGGACTGCCGTTGATAGGTCTATACTCCACACGAGATGGGTTCTAGAGAACCTTGATGGGAGGAACGATGAGGTTAGACTGTTAAAGAAATTCTTAAAGGGGATAAACGCTTATGGGAGCGAGATCTACGTTAGGGGGTTCTCTGGATACCTTGCGGAGATCCTCGTTATAAAGTTCGGCTCCTTCCTAGAGGTTCTAGAAAAGCATGACTTCATGCTCAGGCAGAAGGTTATTGATCCTGGGAACTGGCTTAAGAGAGAGCCCGAGATAGCGATGAAGACCGTAAAGAGGGAGATTGGGGAGGATAAGCCCCTGATAGTTATAGATCCTATAGACCCCAGGAGGAATGTTGCGGCCAACTTAAGCTGGGAGCGCTATGGCCTCTTCTACTTTAACGCGAAGAAGTTCCTGGAGAGCCCTTTGCTTAACTATTTCTTCCCCAAAGTTACCGTTGGGAATTATCTGGAGGAGCTCAGGAGAAAGGGGACTCACCTTCTCACGCTCCTGTTTAATCCGCCCGATATCGTTGATGACCTTCTACTGCCCCAGGTTGAGAAGACAGCCAAAGGTCTAGCTAGGCAGCTCGAACTGGAGGGCTTTAAGGTTCTAGGCATTGACTATGGGAGGAACTTCATCTTCCTCGAAGTCGATAGACTCGAGAGGCCGAAGGTCTCGATAAAGAGGGGTCCTCTATACTTCTCGTCACATGGCTTAAGGTTCTATGCTAGAAACGAGAGAGTTTGGATCGAGGGGAAGGATCTGTACTCTGAGAAGTCCGTCGAGGGTTGGATAGTTGACGTGGTTGAGAAGATACTGAAGAGCGGAATGTTTTCTGCTGGAAAGCAGATTAAAAAGGCCGTGGAGGAGGCCGATATATTGGTGGATTACGTTCCAAGGAGTTTACGTAAGGATGCTTACGTGTTCCTCTCAAGGATGAAGTTTAGAGTCAAGTGA
- a CDS encoding DUF257 family protein, translating to MIKDVIKSFHPGENILVRYTPDSSPELLFYIIVTVGRDVVVSDIMDTLSEYCKRLSLLNLNVCDSLKVIKIGGFRGVGKVLEKMGTDKYALDMESYSRLVGENVFNVVLGLHKLASMLTREELFNLVGNLSSLIGEKGRVNFYFVNKEFMERSGLGAMELWNEIATSTIEWRRVGKRLILHVVKSANPEIEDLTLGTTAPEIVRGDRT from the coding sequence ATGATAAAGGATGTCATAAAGTCGTTTCACCCTGGGGAGAACATTTTGGTTAGGTATACGCCCGATTCATCCCCTGAGCTACTTTTCTACATCATCGTAACGGTAGGCAGGGATGTCGTTGTGAGTGATATAATGGATACCCTCTCTGAATACTGCAAGAGGCTCTCTCTGCTTAACTTGAACGTATGTGATAGCCTTAAAGTTATCAAAATAGGTGGTTTTAGGGGGGTTGGGAAGGTTCTGGAAAAGATGGGAACTGATAAGTATGCCTTAGACATGGAGAGTTACTCGAGACTCGTTGGAGAGAACGTGTTCAATGTTGTTTTGGGTCTCCACAAGTTGGCAAGCATGCTAACGAGGGAAGAACTTTTCAACCTCGTTGGCAACCTTTCCTCTCTCATAGGGGAGAAAGGAAGAGTCAATTTCTACTTTGTTAACAAGGAGTTCATGGAGCGAAGCGGGCTTGGAGCCATGGAACTCTGGAACGAAATCGCAACTTCAACAATTGAATGGAGGAGGGTTGGCAAGAGGTTAATTCTCCATGTCGTTAAGTCGGCGAATCCTGAGATAGAGGATTTAACCTTGGGGACTACCGCTCCTGAGATAGTTCGAGGGGATAGGACTTAG
- a CDS encoding class II glutamine amidotransferase: MVRVCRILLATGEGYRMRPLVEALIRASENDPYKAARGRGNQHRDGWGYVLITKEKIEYYRSPKPIFEDEKATQLMNYLKGFGVLLLHSRAASQGKINLFNTQPFAYGSPHGYQLFFMHNGDLIKDLLLEGLKLPKEKFEEASDSYLAGMYISLFLRDTDDKSIVERLALLKNIVRTSLNTGGIILTPKEIKLFGTAYMREEFLEKEAERNYMRLLSFYSADLFAMMSSTLEFYTFLPLDNINNSTIYVVDVDLDKETFKPKSYPLELSQER, from the coding sequence GTGGTGAGGGTGTGCCGAATCCTTCTTGCCACGGGAGAAGGGTACAGAATGAGGCCTCTCGTCGAGGCCCTCATAAGGGCTTCAGAAAACGACCCATACAAGGCCGCGCGAGGGAGGGGAAACCAGCATAGGGATGGATGGGGATACGTCCTCATAACAAAAGAAAAGATTGAGTACTACAGATCGCCAAAGCCAATTTTCGAAGACGAAAAAGCCACACAGTTAATGAACTACCTCAAGGGATTCGGAGTGCTATTACTCCACTCAAGAGCGGCAAGTCAGGGCAAGATAAACCTCTTCAACACTCAACCCTTCGCCTATGGAAGCCCCCACGGTTACCAGCTATTCTTCATGCACAATGGAGATTTAATCAAGGATCTCCTTCTTGAAGGACTTAAGCTACCAAAGGAAAAGTTTGAGGAAGCATCCGACTCATACCTTGCAGGGATGTACATTTCCCTGTTCCTGAGAGATACCGATGACAAAAGCATAGTTGAGAGGCTTGCACTGCTAAAGAACATAGTTAGAACGTCCCTAAACACGGGGGGGATAATATTAACCCCCAAAGAAATTAAGCTATTTGGGACGGCGTACATGAGGGAGGAATTCCTCGAGAAGGAGGCCGAGAGAAACTATATGCGATTACTATCCTTCTATAGTGCAGACTTATTCGCTATGATGTCGTCAACCCTCGAATTTTACACGTTCCTACCGTTAGATAACATAAATAACTCGACGATATACGTTGTTGATGTAGACCTTGATAAGGAAACGTTTAAACCTAAGTCCTATCCCCTCGAACTATCTCAGGAGCGGTAG
- a CDS encoding type I restriction endonuclease: protein MREIIREVRRKIITHREVYLRNEEAVKQHLILPLLEELGWKIDDPSEVRPEEKTGEGRADYALVKGGRVVAFLEAKNLSVNISKAVPQLAKYCFDMGVEVGVVTNGARWLVVNAFEPGREVMKRVVGSIDVLSEPIERLSLKFIGLSKDIVENAVKFYRNLRLLENSAKDLVKLGASEVKLAEYVLSLPLRGHVVGVEDVGPSDRILGVYIFDGGWRFIPVEGRELRDALVAVLRYFIDKSSKEDKKAIEVAIKRIKVSGVKYEKVVSLLKGIEEEKGVKIKLVL, encoded by the coding sequence ATGCGGGAGATAATTAGGGAAGTTAGAAGGAAGATCATCACTCACAGGGAAGTTTATCTGAGAAACGAGGAGGCAGTTAAGCAACACTTAATACTCCCTCTACTCGAGGAGCTTGGCTGGAAGATAGATGATCCCTCAGAGGTCAGACCTGAGGAAAAGACTGGGGAAGGGAGAGCTGATTATGCGCTGGTGAAGGGTGGCAGGGTGGTTGCCTTTCTCGAAGCTAAGAACCTGAGCGTTAACATCTCAAAGGCAGTCCCTCAGCTGGCCAAGTACTGCTTTGACATGGGAGTTGAGGTTGGAGTAGTTACGAATGGGGCGAGATGGCTTGTTGTGAATGCCTTTGAGCCTGGAAGGGAGGTGATGAAAAGGGTCGTGGGGAGCATAGACGTGCTTTCGGAGCCAATCGAAAGGTTAAGCCTGAAATTCATCGGGCTGTCTAAGGATATTGTTGAGAATGCCGTTAAGTTTTATAGGAACTTGAGATTACTCGAAAACTCTGCCAAGGATTTGGTAAAGCTTGGGGCTTCTGAGGTCAAGTTGGCAGAATACGTTCTCTCGCTTCCGCTGAGGGGTCATGTCGTTGGAGTTGAGGACGTTGGACCTTCCGACAGAATCCTCGGGGTTTATATATTTGATGGGGGATGGAGGTTTATCCCCGTTGAGGGGAGAGAGCTTAGGGATGCTCTAGTCGCTGTTCTGAGGTACTTTATTGACAAAAGCTCCAAGGAAGATAAAAAAGCCATTGAGGTTGCTATCAAGAGGATAAAGGTTTCTGGCGTAAAATATGAAAAGGTTGTGTCCCTGTTGAAGGGGATTGAGGAAGAGAAGGGCGTAAAGATAAAGCTAGTTCTATAG